DNA sequence from the Methanofollis formosanus genome:
CGCCGTGCCGGTCGCAGCACGCCCTGATCCCTTCGAGGAAACCTTCGGGTGCGGGGATGACCCCTGACTCTCCCTGGATGGCCTCGACGATCACGCCGGCGACATCGCCGTCGAACGCCCGCTCGAGGGCGTCGAGATCGCCGTACTCGACGAAGGTGCATGCAGGTTCAAGGGGCTCGAACGGTTCCCTGATCGCCGGTTTGTGGGTGACCGCGAGCGACCCCATCGTCCGCCCATGGAAACTGTGCGTGAAGGCGACGAACTTCTTCCTGCCGGTGGCAAGACGGGCAAGTTTGATCGCCCCTTCGTTCGCCTCGGCGCCGGAGTTCGAGAAGAAGGCCTTCCCCCCGACAAGACCGGAGATCTCCACGACCTTCTCGGCGAGTTCGGCCTGGTGCGGGACATAGAAGAGGTTCGAGCAGTGGATCAGTTCGTGCGCCTGCTCACAGATCGCCTCCACCACCGTCGGGTGGCAGTGGCCGGTGCTGCAGACAGCGATCCCGGCGACACAGTCGATATATTCGCGCCCTTCCGCGTCCCAGAGACGGGCCCCCTGCCCGCGCACGATCTCGGTCGTGCGCGAGAAGGCGGGCATATAGTAGCGGGCGTCCAGTTCCCGATAGTTTTCTGCTAACTCCATACCGTCATCATCTCATTCGTATTCGATAGTCGCAGGGGGCTTGGGGGTGATATCGTAGACCACCCGCGAGACCTCGGCGATCTCGGAGGCGATCCGGCCGGCGATCCTGACCAGGTCGTCGAAGGGCACCTCCAGCGGGTCGGCGGTCATGCCGTCGCGCGAGTTGACTGCCCTGACAGCGACGACCCAGCCGAAACACCTGATGTCGCCCTTGACCCCGGTACCACGGCCGAGGAGCGCTGCAAAGCACTGCCAGGGCTGGTAGCGCTCGACGAGTTCGTCCTCCACGATGGCGTTCGCCTCACGGACGACCGCGATCTTATCCGGGGTCACCTCGCCGAGCACCCGCACCGCAAGCCCGGGGCCGGGGAAGGGCATCCTGTGCTGGATCTCGGCCGGCAGGCCCACGCCGCCGGCGACCTCGCGGACCTCGTCCTTGTACAGGTCGCGCAGGGGCTCGATCACCTTCTCGAACATCATGTCGAG
Encoded proteins:
- a CDS encoding aspartate aminotransferase family protein: MELAENYRELDARYYMPAFSRTTEIVRGQGARLWDAEGREYIDCVAGIAVCSTGHCHPTVVEAICEQAHELIHCSNLFYVPHQAELAEKVVEISGLVGGKAFFSNSGAEANEGAIKLARLATGRKKFVAFTHSFHGRTMGSLAVTHKPAIREPFEPLEPACTFVEYGDLDALERAFDGDVAGVIVEAIQGESGVIPAPEGFLEGIRACCDRHGALMIVDEVQTGMGRTGKWFAFQHTQAQPDILTLAKGIASGFPMGALVARKGLEFKGGEHGSTFAGGPLACAAARATISVIEELLPSIPAKGARFADGLAAWNPRQVGLMIGFTVGERCAEVQQYCAEHGVIVNCAADGNIRLVPPLVITDEEIDAAVGVINEALGR
- the guaA gene encoding glutamine-hydrolyzing GMP synthase, encoding MVKVEQFIERAVDEIKREAGDEKVVVALSGGVDSSVCAMLAARAIGENLIPIYVDTGLMRKGESERICEVFCDIGVKRVNAADEFFAALKGIVDPEEKRKVIGERFIRIFEREAKATGAKYLLQGTIYPDRIESEGGIKSHHNVGGMPLDMMFEKVIEPLRDLYKDEVREVAGGVGLPAEIQHRMPFPGPGLAVRVLGEVTPDKIAVVREANAIVEDELVERYQPWQCFAALLGRGTGVKGDIRCFGWVVAVRAVNSRDGMTADPLEVPFDDLVRIAGRIASEIAEVSRVVYDITPKPPATIEYE